A genomic region of Alnus glutinosa chromosome 11, dhAlnGlut1.1, whole genome shotgun sequence contains the following coding sequences:
- the LOC133882642 gene encoding expansin-like A1, with product MAFFICFLIFFLISSSATACDRCVHQTRAAYFSKASALSSGACGYGSLALGFKSGNLAAGVPSLYKDGAGCGACFQIRCKNTTLCSGKGTTVILTDLNHNNQTDFVLSSRAFMAMARKGLGQHILKLGIVDVEYKRVPCEYKNQNLALRVEESSQNPQYLAIKFLYQGGQTEIVSVDVAKVGSSNWGFMSRNHGAVWDTSRVPLGPLQFRFVVTGGYDGKWVWAKKSVLPANWKAGVIYDSGVQISDIAQEGCSPCDVGTWK from the exons ATGGCTTTCTTCATTTgctttcttatcttctttcttatttcaTCATCTGCAACTGCTTGTGATCGTTGCGTCCACCAAACAAGGGCTGCCTATTTCTCTAAAGCTTCAGCTCTTTCAT CTGGGGCATGTGGGTATGGGTCCTTGGCATTGGGCTTCAAAAGTGGAAACCTTGCAGCTGGTGTTCCTTCCCTGTACAAAGATGGAGCTGGTTGTGGAGCATGCTTTCAG ATAAGATGCAAGAACACAACTCTTTGTAGCGGAAAAGGAACTACAGTGATTTTGACCGATCTCAATCACAATAACCAGACAGACTTTGTTCTCAGCAGCAGAGCTTTCATGGCTATGGCTCGAAAGGGTCTGGGCCAGCACATTTTGAAACTTGGGATTGTGGACGTGGAATACAAGAG GGTGCCTTGTGAATACAAGAATCAGAATTTGGCCTTGAGAGTGGAGGAATCAAGCCAAAACCCACAGTACTTGGCCATCAAATTTCTGTATCAGGGTGGTCAAACAGAAATAGTTAGTGTTGATGTAGCTAAG GTTGGTTCTTCGAACTGGGGTTTCATGAGTCGGAATCATGGGGCAGTGTGGGACACGAGCAGAGTGCCGTTGGGGCCACTGCAGTTCCGGTTTGTGGTGACGGGTGGATACGACGGAAAGTGGGTTTGGGCCAAAAAGAGTGTCCTTCCGGCGAACTGGAAGGCTGGGGTAATATATGACTCAGGAGTTCAAATCTCCGATATTGCACAGGAGGGTTGCTCTCCATGTGATGTTGGGACATGGAAATGA